The proteins below come from a single Serpentinimonas raichei genomic window:
- the nadC gene encoding carboxylating nicotinate-nucleotide diphosphorylase encodes MSHPNPAPDPFTPAAVAELARADVARALAEDLGRGDLSAALIAPERRARAHLLAREAAVLCGAPWVQAAVQALDPAAQLHWLVPEGQRCAANQVVLRIEGQARALLSAERTALNFLQTLSAVATQTARYVERVAGTRAQIVDTRKTLPGLRLAQKYAVRVGGGSNHRLGLYDAVLIKENHIAAAGGVTLALRQAQQAAARFVQIEVETLAQLDEALAAGARMVLLDNMDLPTLHEAVRRNAIHPGGPALLEISGGVNLDSVRALAETGVDRISIGALTKDIKAVDFSLRFD; translated from the coding sequence ATGAGCCATCCAAACCCCGCTCCCGACCCCTTCACCCCCGCCGCCGTGGCCGAACTGGCGCGCGCCGACGTGGCCCGCGCCTTGGCCGAAGACCTCGGCCGCGGCGACTTGAGCGCGGCCCTGATCGCTCCCGAGCGCCGCGCCCGCGCGCACCTGCTGGCGCGCGAGGCCGCCGTGCTCTGCGGCGCGCCGTGGGTGCAGGCGGCGGTGCAGGCGCTCGACCCCGCCGCGCAGTTGCACTGGCTGGTGCCCGAAGGCCAGCGCTGCGCCGCCAACCAGGTGGTGTTGCGCATCGAAGGCCAGGCGCGTGCCCTGCTGAGTGCCGAGCGCACCGCGCTCAACTTTTTGCAGACCCTGAGCGCCGTCGCGACGCAGACCGCGCGCTACGTGGAGCGCGTGGCGGGCACGCGGGCGCAGATCGTTGACACCCGCAAAACCTTGCCCGGCTTGCGGCTGGCGCAAAAATACGCGGTGCGCGTGGGCGGCGGCAGCAACCACCGCCTGGGCCTGTACGACGCGGTGCTGATCAAAGAAAACCACATCGCCGCCGCCGGGGGCGTGACGCTGGCATTGCGCCAGGCGCAGCAGGCCGCAGCGCGCTTCGTGCAAATCGAGGTCGAAACGCTGGCCCAGCTCGACGAAGCGCTTGCTGCCGGCGCGCGCATGGTCTTGCTCGACAACATGGACTTGCCCACGCTGCATGAAGCCGTGCGCCGCAACGCCATCCACCCCGGCGGGCCGGCGCTGCTCGAGATTTCGGGCGGGGTCAACCTCGACAGCGTACGCGCACTGGCCGAAACCGGGGTCGATCGCATCTCCATCGGGGCCTTGACCAAAGACATCAAGGCGGTGGATTTTTCGCTGCGTTTCGACTAG